In Candidatus Methylomirabilota bacterium, one genomic interval encodes:
- a CDS encoding cupin domain-containing protein translates to MLQYRLVDNEIKDQIPSPPPLVGNHSKVIRHQGNLTWQDIPLEPYKETTETWKGVTRRELSGKRGESQRFHVRYFEIAPGGYSTLEKHEHEHVVVPLRGQGEVQFGCYIYKVGIGDVVYVAPNDPHQFRNPEDAKEAFGFLCIVNAERDIPMTVDGLGFCYICE, encoded by the coding sequence ATGCTTCAATATCGACTCGTGGATAACGAGATCAAAGACCAAATTCCGTCCCCACCACCCTTAGTCGGCAATCACAGCAAAGTGATCCGGCACCAGGGTAACCTCACCTGGCAGGATATTCCACTCGAGCCATACAAAGAGACGACAGAGACCTGGAAGGGCGTCACGCGCCGCGAGCTATCAGGTAAACGCGGGGAATCTCAGCGGTTTCACGTGCGGTATTTCGAGATCGCCCCCGGCGGGTACAGTACGCTGGAGAAGCATGAACACGAGCACGTCGTCGTTCCGTTGCGGGGGCAAGGTGAGGTTCAATTCGGCTGCTATATCTACAAGGTGGGGATTGGAGATGTGGTGTACGTTGCTCCAAACGACCCTCATCAATTTCGGAACCCCGAGGATGCAAAAGAAGCCTTCGGCTTTCTCTGTATTGTCAACGCCGAACGCGATATCCCGATGACAGTGGATGGACTCGGTTTCTGTTATATTTGTGAGTAA